Proteins encoded by one window of Pyxidicoccus trucidator:
- a CDS encoding hybrid sensor histidine kinase/response regulator, which produces MDTEALKKSLLKKFQEVTADRLQKIQLGVLDLEKETADQAAEDVARELHTMKGEARMLGLPVIGQLAHAAEDVLRAEREGRTATEIATDVLLRACDVLSDLNEDLAGANTGTPASEEMVKALADVSGQAPPSIGPKPKPAAPPPAPAAPVARPVAAAPAPVAAVEAPAQRAPEAPSAAAAGGEDAPSAAKAAAVADRTIRVNVEVLDSLGLLAGDLLVESARGRLRSSETEALFERFSRLGDRFLRLAEQVEIPGQVRTALDRVESDLHMLRDDAFRFVRRNDDGINTLHGNLAKMADHVAEARLVPLATVFDAFPRAVREMSRTQGKEVDLVIENADIGVDRSMLADVRDALVHLLRNSVDHGVESPDTRQSLGKPLTGRIRIRVRVDGDMLHIEVEDDGRGIDPERLRQAAVNKRLITQVQATALSEREAIELIFRPGFSTRDQVSELSGRGVGMDVVKRKVEALGGSVGVNSRIGRGSTITLRLPQSLALMKVLLVRLGDDVYGMPAADVEAVMRVKPDDRLEIFGTLAVRHRGKPTALVALGPLLGLNGGNRFDKPPAVVVRHGEDHAALVVDGFVDEREVAVKPCGGEFLKGAPFIAGTAALEDGRIAVLLHVPDIMAEVRRMARPVTQAPAARRLRVLLVDDSPIARATEGALVKALGHSLEEAQDGEEAYSKVQNNTYDLILTDVQMPKMDGFTLSRKLKSTPAVARIPVIILSSLASPEDKRRGLDAGADAYLVKGELGVEVLAQAIDRLT; this is translated from the coding sequence ATGGACACCGAGGCACTCAAGAAGTCCCTCCTGAAGAAGTTCCAGGAGGTCACAGCCGACCGCCTCCAGAAGATTCAGCTGGGGGTGTTGGACCTGGAGAAGGAAACCGCGGATCAGGCCGCGGAGGACGTCGCGCGCGAGCTGCACACGATGAAGGGCGAGGCCCGCATGTTGGGGCTGCCCGTCATCGGTCAGCTGGCGCACGCCGCCGAGGACGTCCTGCGCGCCGAGCGCGAGGGCAGGACGGCCACCGAGATCGCCACCGACGTCCTGCTCAGGGCGTGTGACGTCCTCTCGGATCTGAACGAGGACCTGGCGGGCGCCAACACCGGCACTCCCGCCAGCGAGGAGATGGTCAAGGCGCTCGCCGACGTCTCCGGTCAGGCGCCGCCCTCCATCGGGCCCAAGCCGAAGCCGGCCGCACCGCCGCCCGCGCCCGCCGCTCCGGTGGCGAGGCCCGTCGCGGCGGCTCCAGCCCCCGTGGCCGCGGTGGAGGCTCCCGCGCAGCGCGCTCCCGAGGCCCCATCAGCCGCGGCGGCGGGTGGGGAAGACGCCCCGAGCGCGGCGAAGGCCGCCGCCGTGGCCGACCGGACCATCCGCGTCAACGTGGAGGTGCTGGACTCGCTGGGGCTGCTCGCGGGCGACCTGCTCGTGGAGAGCGCCCGTGGCCGGCTGCGCAGCTCGGAGACGGAGGCGCTGTTCGAGCGCTTCAGCCGCCTGGGCGACCGCTTCCTGCGGCTCGCGGAGCAGGTGGAGATTCCAGGCCAGGTGCGCACGGCGTTGGATCGTGTGGAGAGCGACCTCCACATGCTGCGCGACGATGCGTTCCGCTTCGTGCGGCGCAACGACGACGGCATCAACACGCTGCACGGCAACCTGGCGAAGATGGCGGACCACGTGGCCGAGGCCCGGCTGGTGCCGCTGGCCACCGTGTTCGACGCCTTCCCCCGCGCGGTGCGGGAGATGTCGCGCACGCAGGGCAAGGAAGTGGACCTGGTCATCGAGAACGCCGACATCGGCGTGGACCGGTCCATGCTCGCCGACGTGCGCGACGCGCTGGTGCACCTGCTGCGCAACTCCGTGGACCACGGCGTGGAGTCCCCGGACACGCGGCAGAGCCTCGGCAAGCCGCTCACGGGCCGCATCCGCATCCGCGTGCGCGTGGACGGCGACATGCTCCACATCGAGGTGGAGGACGACGGCCGCGGCATCGACCCGGAGCGGCTGCGCCAGGCCGCCGTCAACAAGCGCCTCATCACCCAGGTGCAGGCCACCGCGCTGTCCGAGCGCGAGGCGATTGAGCTCATCTTCCGCCCCGGCTTCTCCACCCGCGACCAGGTCAGCGAGCTGTCCGGCCGTGGCGTGGGCATGGACGTGGTGAAGCGGAAGGTGGAGGCGCTGGGCGGCTCGGTGGGCGTCAACAGCCGCATCGGCCGTGGCAGCACCATCACCCTGCGGCTGCCCCAGTCGCTCGCCCTCATGAAGGTGCTGCTGGTGCGCCTGGGCGACGACGTCTACGGCATGCCCGCCGCGGACGTGGAAGCGGTGATGCGCGTCAAGCCGGATGACCGGCTGGAGATCTTCGGCACGCTGGCCGTCCGGCACCGGGGCAAGCCCACGGCGCTGGTGGCGCTGGGGCCGCTGCTGGGCCTCAACGGCGGCAACCGCTTCGACAAGCCGCCCGCCGTGGTGGTGCGTCACGGTGAGGACCATGCGGCCCTGGTGGTGGACGGCTTCGTGGACGAGCGCGAGGTCGCCGTGAAGCCCTGCGGCGGCGAGTTCCTCAAGGGCGCGCCCTTCATCGCCGGCACCGCGGCGCTGGAGGACGGCCGCATCGCCGTGCTGCTGCACGTGCCGGACATCATGGCCGAGGTACGCCGCATGGCGCGCCCCGTCACCCAGGCCCCCGCGGCCCGACGTCTGCGGGTGCTGCTGGTGGACGACTCGCCCATCGCCCGCGCCACGGAAGGGGCGCTGGTCAAGGCGCTCGGCCACTCCCTGGAAGAGGCCCAGGACGGCGAGGAGGCGTACTCGAAGGTGCAGAACAACACCTACGACCTCATCCTCACCGACGTGCAGATGCCGAAGATGGACGGCTTCACGCTGTCGCGGAAGCTCAAGTCCACGCCCGCGGTGGCTCGCATCCCCGTCATCATCCTGTCGTCGCTGGCCTCGCCGGAAGACAAGCGGCGCGGCCTGGACGCGGGAGCGGACGCCTACCTCGTCAAGGGGGAGCTGGGCGTGGAGGTCCTCGCGCAGGCCATCGACCGGCTGACCTGA
- a CDS encoding DUF1015 family protein, with the protein MARVHPFTALMASLESRLEPSDYVPRSNAAPQPAHVRSLLEAANPTAELRRLREAGALLRDARPALYLVEIHSPAGKLGGPPVRFLLCALSADAGLPLEHDPYRPRAWEAEPAVTLTADDHGVLRGLLAEASERAITVWQGEYDGHPMSLRRIEPSPVAKRLQAALDEAPMRPLAALDERGPTLAAVVPLSDPGLEFQPIHRALKGVDTFKEETFLTLVTAYARVYELDEPLDTPRGLAAARERLATLISGHHAVLLVLPGGRGRILRFRQGLDLAHLKGAPRNPTLRSLDLALLNALVLRTVLGLKDPEAPGHPQVFPVHGLDALVRGVEEGTFQAGFALNPPPLWEVRAVMEAQATLPSRTLRVEPLPPAGLLFLDREA; encoded by the coding sequence ATGGCCCGCGTCCATCCCTTCACGGCCCTCATGGCCTCGCTCGAGTCCCGGCTGGAGCCCAGCGACTACGTGCCGCGAAGCAATGCGGCGCCCCAGCCAGCCCATGTGCGCTCTCTGCTGGAGGCCGCCAACCCCACCGCGGAGCTCCGGCGCCTGCGTGAAGCGGGCGCCCTGCTGCGCGACGCGCGGCCGGCGCTGTACCTGGTGGAGATTCACAGCCCCGCGGGGAAGCTGGGCGGGCCGCCCGTGCGCTTCCTGCTGTGCGCGCTGAGCGCGGACGCGGGCCTTCCCCTGGAGCATGACCCGTACCGGCCGCGCGCCTGGGAGGCGGAGCCCGCCGTCACGCTCACCGCGGACGACCATGGCGTCCTGCGCGGACTGCTGGCGGAGGCCTCGGAGCGCGCGATTACCGTGTGGCAGGGAGAGTACGACGGCCACCCGATGTCGCTGCGGCGCATCGAGCCCTCTCCGGTGGCGAAGCGGCTCCAGGCTGCGCTGGACGAGGCGCCCATGCGCCCGCTGGCGGCGCTCGACGAGCGGGGCCCGACGCTGGCGGCGGTGGTGCCCCTGTCGGACCCGGGCCTGGAGTTCCAGCCCATCCACCGCGCGTTGAAAGGCGTGGACACCTTCAAGGAAGAGACCTTCCTCACCCTGGTGACGGCGTACGCGCGCGTCTACGAGTTGGACGAGCCGCTCGACACGCCCCGGGGACTGGCCGCCGCGCGCGAGCGGCTGGCCACGCTCATCAGCGGCCACCACGCGGTGCTGCTGGTGCTTCCGGGAGGGCGGGGCCGCATCCTCCGGTTCCGGCAGGGGCTGGACCTGGCGCACCTGAAGGGCGCGCCCCGGAATCCCACGCTGCGGAGCCTGGACCTGGCGCTGCTCAACGCGCTGGTGCTGCGCACGGTGCTGGGCCTCAAGGACCCGGAGGCGCCGGGCCATCCCCAGGTCTTCCCCGTGCATGGGCTGGATGCGTTGGTGCGGGGCGTGGAGGAGGGGACCTTCCAGGCGGGCTTCGCCCTCAACCCTCCGCCGCTGTGGGAGGTACGGGCCGTGATGGAAGCACAAGCAACACTGCCGTCGAGGACACTGCGAGTGGAACCGCTTCCACCGGCAGGCCTTCTGTTCCTGGATCGTGAAGCCTAA
- a CDS encoding chemotaxis protein CheB encodes MAYRVLMVGKGLRALAARGLFDGESLVPVGPVEVDFAGALVAVQRHFPDVLLVDLSAREALEAIEHVMVERPVPILALHSGVLSGQDAFQAVALGALDVVERPASPGADYWTHVARKLVMLAQVKAVRQVSTRPLKASREDQPAPPFPLVAIAASLGGPKAVSQVLRMIPRGFPAPIAYCQHISEGFTEGLTHWLATETALQVKEAEDSVVMEPGTVYIAPSGSHLLVRPEGRLELDSGPPLRGFRPSCDMLLTSAGEAFGSRCIGVILTGMGRDGARGLKEIRERGGRTIAQDEASSVVWGMPREAVLMGAAQEVLPLDRIGQMLLQWVDAC; translated from the coding sequence ATGGCGTACCGGGTGCTCATGGTGGGCAAGGGGCTGCGTGCGCTCGCCGCGCGCGGCCTCTTCGACGGGGAGTCGCTCGTCCCCGTGGGGCCGGTGGAGGTGGACTTCGCCGGCGCGCTGGTGGCCGTGCAGCGCCACTTCCCGGACGTGCTCCTGGTGGACCTGAGTGCCCGCGAGGCGCTGGAGGCCATCGAGCACGTCATGGTGGAGCGGCCGGTGCCGATCCTCGCGCTGCATTCGGGCGTGCTCTCCGGCCAGGACGCCTTCCAGGCAGTGGCCCTGGGCGCGCTGGACGTGGTGGAGCGCCCCGCGTCGCCGGGGGCGGACTACTGGACCCACGTGGCGCGCAAGCTGGTGATGCTCGCGCAGGTGAAGGCGGTGCGGCAGGTGAGCACCCGGCCTCTCAAGGCGTCCCGGGAGGACCAGCCCGCGCCGCCCTTCCCCCTGGTGGCCATCGCCGCGTCGCTGGGCGGCCCCAAGGCGGTGTCCCAGGTGCTGCGGATGATTCCCCGGGGCTTTCCCGCGCCCATCGCCTATTGCCAGCACATCAGCGAGGGCTTTACCGAGGGGCTGACGCACTGGCTGGCCACGGAGACCGCGCTCCAGGTGAAGGAAGCTGAAGACTCTGTGGTGATGGAGCCCGGCACGGTGTACATCGCACCGTCTGGCAGTCACCTGTTGGTCCGACCGGAGGGCAGGCTGGAGCTGGACTCCGGTCCTCCGCTCCGCGGTTTCAGACCTTCATGTGACATGCTGCTCACTTCCGCGGGCGAGGCCTTCGGCTCGCGCTGCATCGGGGTCATCCTGACGGGTATGGGGCGCGACGGCGCGCGAGGGTTGAAGGAGATTCGCGAGCGTGGTGGAAGGACCATCGCGCAGGACGAGGCGTCGTCCGTCGTCTGGGGCATGCCCCGCGAGGCCGTGCTGATGGGCGCCGCGCAGGAGGTGCTGCCCCTGGACCGGATTGGACAGATGTTGCTGCAATGGGTGGACGCGTGCTGA
- a CDS encoding chemotaxis protein CheW, producing MAPDRAVAAQARPEQEFFCFRVGDLRLGVPSENVLEVLRAGLLTPLPRTPSFIMGVTGHRGEVLPVVDLLRFLSKGEARIGPRTRLFVGITGSYVAGVVADTVLGLRRIPVTEILPPPLGGDASAEHLLGVVQGSGTQDSINLINFSKLLQTARQRAVAR from the coding sequence ATGGCACCGGACCGCGCTGTAGCCGCCCAGGCCCGACCCGAGCAGGAGTTTTTCTGCTTCAGGGTAGGAGACCTGCGGCTCGGCGTGCCCAGCGAGAATGTGCTCGAGGTACTTCGCGCCGGCCTGCTCACCCCCCTGCCGAGGACGCCCTCCTTCATCATGGGCGTCACCGGCCACCGGGGCGAGGTGCTGCCGGTCGTCGACCTGCTGCGCTTCCTCTCCAAGGGAGAGGCCCGCATCGGCCCGCGCACGCGCCTGTTCGTTGGCATCACCGGCAGTTATGTGGCCGGCGTCGTCGCCGACACCGTCCTCGGCCTGCGCCGCATCCCCGTGACGGAGATCCTCCCGCCCCCGCTGGGCGGTGACGCCTCCGCCGAGCACCTGCTGGGCGTGGTGCAGGGCAGCGGCACCCAGGACTCCATCAACCTCATCAACTTCTCCAAGCTGCTGCAGACGGCGCGGCAGCGGGCGGTGGCTCGATGA
- a CDS encoding methyl-accepting chemotaxis protein, translated as MSLDTPNDKSTSKARSARKAPASKAGASSKASATPAMTQARYKAFTDTLMTVLSGNLQARVPKELVVEGGEEMAHLLNQVLDNLAESEHRKQVSAQEIDQALDSLINLVREGDLSRWNTTTEDPQLGPLLEGFGKVIETLRTFVREINEAALRLSSSANQVLAASTQHETSSTEQAAAIHETTATMEELKHASAQIAENAGSVARVAEETLGAARAGRGAIGEFIQAMQQIRSDGVAVADSIAKLSKRVERIGTVVEVIDEIADRSDLLALNAALEGSRAGEAGKGFSIVAAEMRRLAENVLDSTKEIKNLITEIREATAAAAGAAEASKTATESGEKLGAVAAQAVEGILAGVQETSDAARVINLATQQQRTATEQVVASMAEIEDVTRQTTQASKQATGAAAELTQLAGRLAELIKRFKAD; from the coding sequence ATGTCCCTGGACACCCCCAACGACAAGTCCACGTCCAAGGCTCGCTCCGCCCGGAAGGCTCCCGCCTCCAAGGCAGGTGCCAGCTCCAAGGCCAGCGCCACCCCGGCGATGACCCAGGCCCGGTACAAGGCCTTCACCGACACGCTGATGACGGTGCTCTCCGGCAACCTGCAGGCCCGCGTCCCCAAGGAATTGGTGGTCGAGGGCGGCGAGGAGATGGCGCACCTGCTCAACCAGGTGCTCGACAACCTCGCCGAGTCCGAGCACCGCAAGCAGGTGTCGGCGCAGGAAATCGACCAGGCGCTGGATTCGCTCATCAACCTGGTGCGCGAGGGCGACCTGTCCCGGTGGAACACCACCACCGAAGACCCCCAGCTCGGGCCCCTGCTCGAGGGCTTCGGCAAGGTCATCGAGACGCTGCGCACCTTCGTGCGGGAGATCAACGAGGCGGCCCTGCGCCTGTCCTCGTCCGCCAACCAGGTGCTCGCGGCCTCCACCCAGCACGAGACGTCCTCCACGGAGCAGGCGGCGGCCATCCATGAGACGACCGCCACCATGGAGGAGCTGAAGCACGCCTCCGCGCAGATTGCCGAGAACGCCGGCAGCGTGGCTCGCGTGGCCGAAGAGACGCTCGGTGCCGCTCGCGCGGGCCGGGGCGCCATCGGCGAGTTCATCCAGGCCATGCAGCAGATCCGCAGCGACGGCGTGGCGGTGGCGGACTCCATCGCCAAGCTGTCCAAGCGCGTGGAGCGCATCGGCACCGTGGTCGAGGTCATCGACGAGATTGCCGACCGCTCGGACCTGCTGGCGCTGAACGCGGCGCTCGAGGGCAGCCGCGCGGGTGAGGCCGGCAAGGGCTTCTCCATCGTCGCGGCGGAGATGCGGCGCCTGGCGGAGAACGTCCTGGACTCCACCAAGGAGATCAAGAACCTCATCACCGAGATCCGCGAGGCCACGGCCGCGGCGGCCGGTGCGGCGGAGGCCTCCAAGACGGCGACCGAGTCCGGCGAGAAGCTGGGCGCGGTGGCGGCACAGGCGGTGGAGGGCATCCTCGCCGGCGTGCAGGAGACCAGCGACGCGGCCCGCGTCATCAACCTCGCCACGCAGCAGCAGCGCACGGCGACGGAGCAGGTGGTTGCGTCCATGGCGGAGATCGAGGACGTGACGCGCCAGACGACGCAGGCGTCCAAGCAGGCCACGGGTGCCGCGGCGGAGCTCACTCAGCTCGCGGGCCGGCTGGCAGAGCTCATCAAGCGCTTCAAGGCCGACTAG
- a CDS encoding polyhydroxyalkanoic acid system family protein, whose protein sequence is MGMMKFDIPHSLPKEEVKQRVEQLLKYWGGKYGVKSDWVGDGAKIVGKVMGIQMDASFVITDNQVQGEGTDPGMLLRGKAKSYLQDKFASVLDPKKSLDQVKSNLG, encoded by the coding sequence ATGGGCATGATGAAGTTCGATATCCCGCACTCCCTCCCGAAGGAGGAGGTGAAGCAGCGCGTCGAGCAGCTGCTGAAGTACTGGGGAGGCAAGTACGGAGTGAAGTCTGACTGGGTGGGCGACGGCGCGAAGATCGTCGGCAAGGTGATGGGCATCCAGATGGATGCGTCCTTCGTCATCACCGACAACCAGGTCCAGGGCGAGGGCACCGACCCGGGCATGCTCCTGCGCGGCAAGGCCAAGTCCTACCTGCAGGACAAGTTCGCGTCCGTGCTGGACCCCAAGAAGAGCCTGGACCAGGTGAAGAGCAACCTGGGCTGA
- a CDS encoding Frizzy aggregation protein FrzB: protein MNDEQAVQERDSVDILFFDIGDSLYGTDASQVLRIDRSLPDDLTLPGLGLPHRGHRAIVFDTPEGEGHLKVDAVHAVRAIPLNSLRRMPPTAGAAPYAVGVCLEEARAVLLIDLVETARTQGNQGRH from the coding sequence ATGAACGACGAGCAGGCCGTTCAGGAGCGGGACTCGGTGGACATCCTCTTCTTCGACATCGGCGACTCGCTGTACGGCACCGACGCGTCCCAGGTGCTGCGCATCGACCGCTCCCTGCCGGACGACCTCACCCTGCCCGGGCTGGGGCTGCCCCACCGCGGTCACCGCGCCATCGTCTTCGACACGCCGGAGGGCGAGGGCCACCTCAAGGTGGACGCCGTCCATGCCGTGCGCGCCATTCCGCTCAACTCGCTTCGCCGGATGCCCCCCACGGCCGGCGCAGCCCCTTATGCCGTCGGCGTGTGCCTCGAAGAGGCCCGCGCTGTGTTGCTCATCGATCTGGTCGAAACCGCCAGGACCCAAGGAAATCAAGGAAGGCACTGA
- a CDS encoding protein-glutamate O-methyltransferase, giving the protein MLTASNKVLQQLAALLLERAGLKITPDGFHSLRLALSTRMPVRGEVDPEKYLEQLAGPGGEEELRSFLPLVTVGHTEFFRDAKQFRALEKSVLPELVTRARREMRKVSVWSAGCATGEEPYSVAMVLAELGALAVEVDLWATDLNLAAVEAARQGRFTSRRCISIGPERLRRFFRPVEEGYEAQPTLREYIRFDGQNLAVPVFDKVGLSSLDLVLCRNVIIYFDLPTIRGLMDRFLSVLRPGGLLFLGYSESLFKVYDRFEMIEVDGAFVYRRPLSDKAFRPPPLRMTPYPGEPELPERKPETPESFAADLRKRIQTEATAKAAAGATRPQGAPAVSGSPGGVRPAPAVGTPPPLAPGPAPRLTDSARPRITMELPAVSPSDSARPRITQELPVVGSPRTSTGEVPLAWPKLLPPAERLAVAVRKMAQGDFPAAIAGVERLLVDEPTDLDALLTLGNLYSLTGRIPEARDTFALAIQREPLCVEARVFGGVAALQAGNLKEARSELSKALFLEPTLAIGHYLLAQVHERSQEHEAARRSYRNAIAQLRFPQRPLAGHYPEMPDSADAISRAARYALAALEEQPLR; this is encoded by the coding sequence GTGCTGACCGCGAGCAACAAGGTGCTCCAGCAACTGGCCGCGCTCCTTCTGGAGCGTGCGGGCCTTAAAATCACCCCGGACGGCTTCCACAGCCTCCGGCTGGCGCTGTCCACCCGCATGCCCGTGCGGGGCGAGGTGGACCCGGAGAAGTACCTCGAGCAACTGGCGGGGCCGGGCGGCGAGGAGGAGCTGCGCTCGTTCCTCCCGCTGGTGACGGTGGGACACACGGAGTTCTTCCGGGACGCCAAGCAGTTCCGCGCCCTGGAGAAGAGCGTGCTGCCGGAGCTGGTGACGCGCGCGCGGCGGGAGATGCGCAAGGTGTCCGTCTGGTCCGCCGGCTGCGCCACCGGGGAAGAGCCCTACAGCGTGGCCATGGTGCTGGCGGAGCTGGGCGCGCTGGCCGTGGAGGTGGACCTGTGGGCCACCGACCTGAACCTCGCCGCCGTGGAGGCCGCGCGGCAGGGCCGCTTCACCTCGCGCCGCTGCATCAGCATCGGCCCGGAGCGGCTGCGGCGCTTCTTCCGTCCCGTGGAGGAGGGCTACGAGGCGCAGCCCACCCTGCGTGAGTACATCCGCTTCGACGGGCAGAACCTCGCCGTCCCCGTGTTCGACAAGGTGGGGCTGTCCTCGCTGGACCTCGTCCTCTGCCGCAACGTCATCATCTACTTCGACCTGCCCACCATTCGCGGGCTGATGGACCGCTTCCTCAGCGTGCTGCGGCCGGGCGGGCTGCTCTTCCTGGGCTACTCGGAGAGCCTCTTCAAGGTCTATGACCGCTTCGAGATGATCGAAGTGGACGGCGCCTTCGTGTACCGCCGCCCGCTGAGCGACAAGGCCTTCCGCCCGCCGCCGCTGCGCATGACGCCGTACCCCGGCGAACCGGAGCTGCCCGAGCGCAAGCCGGAGACGCCCGAGTCCTTCGCCGCGGACCTGCGCAAGCGCATCCAGACGGAGGCCACCGCCAAGGCCGCTGCCGGCGCCACCCGGCCGCAGGGGGCACCCGCTGTGTCCGGTTCCCCGGGGGGCGTGAGGCCCGCTCCGGCCGTGGGGACGCCGCCGCCCCTGGCTCCGGGGCCGGCCCCGCGCCTGACGGACTCGGCGCGGCCGCGCATCACCATGGAGCTGCCGGCGGTGTCTCCCTCGGACTCCGCGCGCCCGCGCATCACCCAGGAACTCCCGGTGGTGGGCTCCCCGCGCACCAGCACGGGCGAGGTGCCGCTGGCCTGGCCCAAGCTGCTGCCGCCCGCGGAGCGGCTGGCCGTGGCCGTGCGGAAGATGGCGCAGGGGGACTTTCCCGCCGCCATCGCCGGTGTGGAGCGCCTGCTCGTGGACGAGCCGACCGACCTGGACGCGCTGCTGACGCTGGGCAACCTCTACTCGCTCACGGGGCGCATCCCCGAGGCGCGCGACACCTTCGCGCTGGCCATCCAGCGCGAGCCGCTGTGCGTGGAGGCGCGGGTGTTCGGCGGGGTGGCGGCGCTGCAGGCGGGGAACCTGAAGGAGGCGCGCTCGGAGCTGAGCAAGGCGCTGTTCCTGGAGCCCACGCTGGCCATCGGCCACTACCTGCTGGCCCAGGTGCACGAGCGCTCCCAGGAGCACGAGGCGGCACGGCGCAGCTATCGCAACGCCATTGCCCAGCTGCGCTTCCCGCAGCGGCCCCTGGCCGGCCACTACCCGGAGATGCCGGACTCGGCGGACGCCATCTCCCGCGCGGCGCGCTATGCGCTCGCCGCGCTGGAGGAGCAGCCCCTGCGCTGA
- a CDS encoding deoxyribodipyrimidine photo-lyase, whose amino-acid sequence MPIGFSWSELGVDSARVQVVKEAPLPTGRRDFVLYWCMVNHRAEENHALDVAIALGNHLGLPVAVYQALRPDYPHASDRFHAWALEGMSDVASGCASRGLPYWLELPRRTREHRPRLAELGRRAAAVVSDFFPTYIIPGHLRGAAKALDVPLFAVDASCVVPMQRIPTVQAGAYTLRPKLQKLWPEYLGRTLPARAVKAAAAGRKLEPDFDTADAREAREALASFDIDHAVAPIPERGGRKAGLKALNAFLQAKLEGYDTERSDPGRAHQSGLSPFFHWGNLYAGEAARAVIRERGTDHPAVRSFLEELLVRRELAFNFCFHTPVPRQLSVDSLPAWARETLATHQKDPREHLYTLEQLETSSTGDGLWNAAQRELLERGRIHNYLRMLWGKKLLEWSTTPEEGLRRIALLNDKYAVDGRDPASVANFMWVLGLHDRPFQERKVLGKVRPMSSPRTAEKFDLAPYMARWGRPGDPPVKLKRPRGTAGR is encoded by the coding sequence ATGCCCATCGGATTTTCGTGGTCCGAACTCGGCGTGGACTCCGCGCGCGTGCAGGTGGTGAAAGAGGCCCCGCTTCCCACCGGCCGCCGGGACTTCGTCCTCTACTGGTGCATGGTGAATCACCGCGCCGAGGAGAACCACGCGCTCGACGTGGCCATCGCCCTGGGCAACCACCTGGGCCTGCCCGTCGCCGTCTACCAGGCGCTCCGCCCGGACTACCCCCATGCCTCGGACCGGTTCCACGCCTGGGCCCTGGAAGGCATGAGTGACGTGGCGTCCGGCTGCGCCTCGCGGGGCCTGCCCTACTGGCTGGAGCTGCCGCGCCGCACGCGCGAGCACCGCCCCCGGCTGGCCGAGCTGGGCCGCCGCGCCGCCGCCGTCGTGTCGGACTTCTTCCCCACGTACATCATCCCCGGCCACCTGCGCGGCGCGGCGAAGGCGCTGGACGTGCCGCTGTTCGCGGTGGATGCCTCGTGCGTGGTGCCCATGCAGCGCATCCCCACGGTGCAGGCCGGCGCGTACACCCTGCGCCCCAAGCTGCAGAAGCTGTGGCCGGAGTACCTGGGCCGCACCCTCCCCGCCCGCGCCGTCAAGGCCGCGGCCGCCGGGCGCAAGCTGGAGCCGGACTTCGACACCGCCGACGCGCGCGAGGCCCGCGAGGCGCTGGCCTCCTTCGACATCGACCACGCGGTGGCCCCCATCCCCGAGCGCGGCGGGCGCAAGGCGGGGCTCAAGGCCCTCAACGCCTTCCTCCAGGCGAAGCTGGAGGGCTACGACACCGAGCGCAGCGACCCGGGCCGCGCGCACCAGTCCGGCCTGTCCCCGTTCTTCCACTGGGGCAACCTCTACGCGGGCGAGGCGGCGCGCGCCGTCATCCGCGAGCGCGGCACGGACCACCCCGCCGTGCGCAGCTTCCTGGAGGAGCTGCTGGTGCGGCGCGAGCTGGCCTTCAACTTCTGCTTCCACACCCCCGTGCCCCGGCAGCTCTCCGTGGACTCCCTGCCCGCCTGGGCGCGCGAGACGCTCGCCACGCACCAGAAGGACCCGCGCGAGCACCTCTACACGCTGGAGCAGTTGGAGACGTCGAGCACCGGAGACGGGCTGTGGAACGCGGCCCAGCGAGAGCTGCTGGAGCGCGGCCGCATCCACAACTACCTGCGCATGCTCTGGGGGAAGAAGCTGCTGGAGTGGAGCACCACCCCCGAGGAGGGCCTCCGGCGCATCGCCCTGCTCAACGACAAGTACGCGGTGGACGGGAGAGATCCGGCCAGCGTGGCCAACTTCATGTGGGTGCTGGGGCTGCACGACAGGCCCTTCCAGGAGCGGAAGGTGCTGGGGAAGGTGCGGCCCATGAGCTCGCCGCGCACGGCGGAGAAGTTCGACCTGGCGCCGTACATGGCGCGCTGGGGCCGGCCCGGGGACCCGCCGGTGAAGCTCAAGCGCCCCCGGGGCACAGCCGGCCGGTGA